Proteins encoded within one genomic window of Flavobacterium sp. NG2:
- the rplT gene encoding 50S ribosomal protein L20 produces the protein MPRSVNSVAKRARRKKIMKQAKGFFGRRKNVWTVAKNAVEKAMCYAYRDRKVNKRNFRALWIQRINAGARLEGMSYSQFMGKVKANGIELNRKVLADLAMNHPEAFKAVLNKVK, from the coding sequence ATGCCAAGATCGGTAAATTCAGTTGCTAAAAGAGCAAGAAGAAAAAAAATAATGAAGCAAGCCAAAGGTTTCTTTGGTAGACGTAAAAACGTTTGGACAGTTGCTAAAAACGCGGTAGAAAAAGCAATGTGCTACGCATACCGTGATAGAAAAGTGAACAAAAGAAATTTCCGTGCTTTATGGATTCAACGTATCAACGCTGGAGCTCGTTTAGAAGGAATGTCTTATTCACAATTCATGGGTAAAGTAAAAGCTAACGGAATCGAATTGAACAGAAAAGTTCTTGCAGATTTAGCTATGAACCACCCTGAAGCTTTCAAAGCTGTACTTAATAAAGTAAAATAA
- the rpmI gene encoding 50S ribosomal protein L35, with product MPKMKTKSSAKKRFKVTGSGKIKRKHAFKSHILTKKSKKRKLALTHSALVHSTDMKSIKQQLRII from the coding sequence ATGCCTAAAATGAAAACCAAATCTAGCGCCAAGAAACGTTTTAAAGTTACTGGTTCTGGAAAGATTAAAAGAAAGCACGCTTTTAAAAGTCATATCTTGACTAAAAAATCTAAAAAACGTAAATTAGCTTTGACTCACTCAGCGCTAGTTCACTCAACAGATATGAAAAGCATCAAACAACAATTAAGAATCATCTAA
- a CDS encoding KTSC domain-containing protein yields the protein MNRYPVKDKNIVSVGYNEITKILEIEFKLQAIHHYHGVSLDEFVNLMKAPIIEKHYFNFVYSKYLFEVS from the coding sequence ATGAACCGCTACCCTGTAAAAGATAAAAATATTGTTTCTGTAGGATACAATGAAATCACTAAAATTCTTGAAATTGAATTTAAACTTCAAGCTATTCATCATTATCACGGAGTGTCATTAGACGAATTTGTCAATCTAATGAAGGCACCAATCATTGAGAAACACTACTTCAACTTTGTTTATTCAAAATATCTGTTTGAGGTTTCTTAA
- a CDS encoding response regulator → MFNKVIISEDFDSINLAVVEALKDCAIREVDYTKYCDDALLKIKKAILDDTPYDLLLTDLSFKEDHRDDTITLKSGDELIAAVRALQPNIKIIVYSIEDKSYRIKSLFENYHIDGYVMKGRNSIPELKNALTLVYNTDQRYLSPTITHVLQDKTVNEIDNYDLELLKYLSIGIPQEQMENQFKMLNISPNSKSSIEKRINKLKTYFKASNTIHLIAIAKDLGLI, encoded by the coding sequence ATGTTTAACAAAGTAATAATTTCTGAAGATTTTGATAGTATCAATCTTGCTGTCGTTGAAGCACTAAAAGACTGTGCCATCAGAGAAGTCGATTACACTAAATACTGTGATGATGCACTACTAAAAATAAAAAAAGCAATCTTAGATGATACACCATATGATTTATTGCTTACGGATTTATCATTCAAAGAAGATCATCGAGACGACACCATTACTCTCAAATCTGGGGATGAGTTAATTGCTGCCGTTAGAGCCTTGCAACCCAATATCAAAATTATAGTTTACTCCATCGAAGATAAATCCTATCGGATAAAATCACTGTTTGAAAATTATCACATTGACGGTTATGTGATGAAAGGACGCAATAGTATACCCGAATTAAAAAATGCATTAACCTTAGTTTACAACACGGATCAAAGATACCTTTCGCCAACTATTACTCATGTGCTTCAGGATAAAACGGTTAATGAAATTGACAATTATGACCTAGAATTACTAAAATATTTATCCATTGGAATACCGCAAGAGCAAATGGAGAATCAATTTAAAATGCTAAACATAAGCCCGAATAGTAAAAGTAGCATCGAGAAACGAATTAATAAATTAAAAACCTACTTCAAAGCTAGTAATACCATCCACTTGATAGCAATTGCCAAAGATTTAGGTTTGATTTAA
- the infC gene encoding translation initiation factor IF-3, producing MQEVRLVGENIEPGVFKLSEALRLADQFELDLVEISPNAEPPVCKIMDYKKFVYEQKKRDKILKAKSTQVTVKEIRFGPQTDEHDYEFKRKNAEKFLKEGAKLKAFVFFKGRSIIYKDQGQILLLRLAQDLEEFGKVEAMPVLEGKRMIMFIAPKKKR from the coding sequence TTGCAGGAAGTAAGACTAGTAGGTGAAAACATTGAGCCTGGAGTATTTAAACTTTCAGAAGCTTTGAGATTAGCTGACCAATTTGAATTGGACTTAGTTGAAATCTCACCAAATGCTGAACCACCGGTTTGCAAGATTATGGATTACAAGAAATTTGTTTACGAACAAAAGAAACGTGATAAAATCTTAAAAGCAAAATCGACACAGGTTACAGTAAAAGAGATCCGTTTTGGACCTCAAACTGATGAACACGATTATGAATTCAAAAGAAAAAATGCTGAAAAATTCTTAAAAGAAGGCGCTAAGCTAAAAGCTTTTGTATTCTTTAAAGGGCGTTCCATCATTTATAAAGACCAAGGACAAATCTTATTATTGAGATTAGCTCAGGATTTAGAAGAATTTGGTAAAGTAGAAGCGATGCCTGTTCTAGAAGGAAAGAGGATGATTATGTTCATTGCTCCTAAGAAGAAGAGATAA
- a CDS encoding ATP-binding protein — MVGNKLHFPILIISITLLALISCKKELPSTSQSENYTEYSQDIDAAEKHFNNQVFDSAFYYYNTIRSRSNPKKDPNRIIYAILKLAYIQQIEADYFSSEETATEAIPLFNTKTDPDYKISIYNILGINYKNLYNYPQSIFYYKKALQLTTDSLQTCILKNNIAVVYKEQKNYDKAYQILSELITKKEVITNPENYARVMDNLGYVSFKLQLPESINLLKNALQIRQDNNNRYGIIISAIHLADYYKNTNSKLSVAYAKLAYQEAVSIRSVDDAIEALNILVETSHNIDTKKYALKRIHLSDSIYKERQKAKNQFAKIKYDATIEKNENLVLKTEKTENELQLAKHKNNILILVFSVVLLLGSILILISYWKRKNKKVKRIAAYETETRISKKLHDELANDVYRTITFVETQNLEIPEKKEILLENLDSIYDKSRNISKQNSGIKTGIHFGTSFNELLMGYNSNQTTIVTKGSDTVNWSKISTEKQIEIYRAIQELLTNMKKHSKANIVVISLETQEKQIQIKYSDNGIGFNPEKILKNGLTNVENRINSINGSITFDSQINKGLKTTILFPK; from the coding sequence ATGGTAGGTAACAAATTACATTTCCCGATTTTAATTATTAGTATTACACTATTAGCACTTATTTCCTGTAAAAAAGAGCTTCCCTCTACTTCCCAATCAGAAAACTACACAGAATATTCGCAAGACATTGATGCTGCCGAAAAGCACTTCAACAACCAAGTATTTGATAGCGCTTTCTATTATTACAATACAATCCGAAGCAGAAGCAACCCCAAAAAAGACCCTAACCGAATCATATATGCTATATTGAAACTAGCTTATATCCAACAGATAGAAGCTGATTATTTTAGTAGTGAAGAAACGGCAACAGAAGCCATTCCTCTTTTTAATACTAAAACGGATCCTGACTATAAGATATCTATCTACAACATACTTGGTATCAACTACAAAAACTTATACAATTATCCACAATCTATTTTTTACTATAAAAAAGCCTTACAATTAACTACTGATTCTTTACAAACCTGCATTTTAAAAAATAATATTGCAGTTGTTTATAAAGAACAAAAAAATTATGACAAAGCCTATCAAATCCTATCTGAATTAATCACGAAAAAAGAAGTAATTACCAATCCCGAAAACTACGCTCGTGTAATGGACAATCTAGGATATGTAAGTTTCAAACTTCAATTGCCTGAAAGCATTAATCTATTAAAAAATGCACTCCAAATTAGACAAGATAACAACAATCGGTATGGAATCATCATAAGTGCCATTCATTTAGCAGACTATTACAAAAACACTAACTCTAAGCTATCTGTTGCATATGCTAAACTAGCCTATCAAGAAGCTGTTTCCATTCGCAGTGTTGATGATGCCATCGAAGCCTTGAATATATTAGTCGAAACTAGTCATAATATCGATACTAAAAAATATGCATTAAAGCGTATCCATCTTAGCGACAGTATTTATAAGGAACGTCAAAAAGCCAAAAATCAATTTGCTAAAATAAAGTATGATGCTACTATCGAGAAAAACGAAAACTTAGTACTAAAAACAGAAAAAACCGAGAATGAATTGCAACTCGCCAAACACAAAAACAACATTTTAATACTTGTTTTTTCAGTCGTACTATTGCTTGGCTCTATTCTAATTTTGATTTCTTATTGGAAAAGAAAAAACAAAAAGGTAAAAAGAATCGCTGCTTATGAAACCGAAACCCGAATTTCAAAAAAACTGCATGATGAATTAGCCAATGATGTGTACAGAACCATCACTTTTGTAGAAACTCAAAATCTTGAAATTCCTGAAAAAAAAGAAATTTTACTCGAAAATCTAGACAGTATCTATGATAAAAGCAGAAATATTTCGAAACAAAACAGCGGAATTAAAACCGGAATTCATTTTGGAACAAGCTTCAACGAATTATTGATGGGCTATAATTCGAATCAAACTACTATTGTTACCAAAGGAAGTGATACTGTTAATTGGTCTAAAATTAGTACCGAAAAACAAATTGAAATCTATCGTGCCATACAAGAATTGTTGACCAATATGAAAAAACATAGCAAAGCTAACATTGTTGTAATAAGTTTAGAAACTCAAGAAAAACAGATACAAATCAAATATTCAGATAACGGAATTGGTTTTAATCCTGAAAAGATTTTAAAAAATGGACTCACGAATGTGGAAAACCGTATTAATAGTATTAATGGAAGCATTACTTTTGATTCACAAATCAATAAAGGGTTAAAAACAACCATCCTATTTCCTAAATAA
- the thrS gene encoding threonine--tRNA ligase yields MIKITLPDGSVREYAPGVSPMDVAKSISEGFARNVISASFNGTTIETSTPLTTDGSLVLYTWNDEGGKKAFWHSTSHVMAQVLEEMYPGIKLTLGPAIANGFYYDVDFEEHKITEADFKKIEDRVLEISRGKHEFKLRPVSKAEALEIYKDNVYKTELITNLEDGTITFCDHDTFTDLCRGGHIPNTGIIKAMKVMSVAGAYWRGDEKNKQLTRVYGTSFPKQKDLTEYLALLEEAKRRDHRKLGKELELFAFSQKVGQGLPLWLPKGAALRERLEQFLKKAQKKAGYEQVVSPHIGQKELYVTSGHYAKYGADSFQPISTPHEGEEFLLKPMNCPHHCEIYNVRPWSYKDLPKRYAEFGTVYRYEQSGELHGLTRVRGFTQDDAHIFCTPEQLDEEFKKVIDLVLYVFGSLGFENFTAQISLRDQENREKYIGTDENWEKAENAIINAAADKGLNTIVEYGEAAFYGPKLDFMVKDALGRQWQLGTIQVDYNLPERFDLTYKGSDNELHRPVMIHRAPFGSMERFIAILLEHTAGNFPLWLMPEQAIILSLSEKYEIYAKKVLDLLENHEIRALIDNRNETIGKKIRDAEMQKVPFMLIVGEEEEKNGTISIRRHGQEGKGNITVTIEEFAAIVDAEVKKTLKVFTV; encoded by the coding sequence ATGATTAAGATTACATTGCCCGATGGGTCAGTTAGAGAGTATGCACCAGGCGTAAGTCCGATGGATGTTGCTAAAAGCATTAGTGAAGGTTTTGCACGAAACGTTATTTCGGCTTCTTTTAATGGCACGACCATCGAAACATCTACTCCTTTGACTACTGACGGAAGTCTTGTTTTATACACTTGGAATGATGAAGGTGGAAAGAAAGCTTTTTGGCATTCAACTTCACACGTTATGGCACAAGTACTTGAAGAAATGTATCCTGGAATTAAATTAACATTAGGACCAGCCATTGCAAATGGGTTTTATTATGATGTCGATTTTGAAGAGCATAAAATTACTGAAGCCGACTTCAAGAAAATTGAAGATCGTGTTCTAGAAATCTCTAGAGGGAAACATGAGTTCAAATTGCGCCCTGTATCAAAAGCAGAAGCATTAGAAATATACAAAGACAATGTTTATAAAACAGAGTTAATTACTAATCTAGAAGACGGAACGATTACGTTTTGTGATCACGATACTTTTACTGATTTATGCCGTGGTGGTCATATTCCAAATACCGGGATCATCAAGGCTATGAAAGTAATGAGTGTTGCTGGTGCTTACTGGAGAGGTGATGAAAAAAACAAACAATTGACTCGTGTATACGGAACATCATTTCCTAAACAAAAGGATTTAACCGAATACTTAGCGCTACTTGAAGAAGCAAAACGCAGAGATCATAGAAAGCTTGGTAAGGAATTAGAATTGTTTGCTTTTTCGCAAAAAGTAGGTCAAGGTTTGCCTTTATGGCTACCAAAGGGAGCCGCTTTGAGAGAGCGCTTAGAGCAATTCTTGAAAAAAGCACAAAAGAAAGCTGGATACGAACAAGTAGTTTCACCACATATTGGACAAAAAGAATTGTATGTAACTTCAGGTCACTATGCTAAATATGGAGCTGATAGTTTTCAACCCATAAGTACACCTCATGAAGGGGAAGAGTTTTTATTAAAACCAATGAACTGCCCTCATCACTGTGAAATATACAATGTAAGACCATGGTCGTACAAAGATTTACCAAAGCGTTATGCTGAATTTGGTACCGTTTATAGATACGAGCAAAGTGGAGAATTACACGGCTTGACTCGTGTACGTGGGTTTACTCAGGATGATGCGCATATTTTTTGTACTCCCGAACAGTTGGATGAAGAGTTTAAAAAAGTAATTGATTTGGTACTTTATGTATTTGGTTCATTAGGATTTGAAAACTTTACCGCTCAAATTTCACTAAGAGACCAAGAGAATCGCGAAAAATACATTGGAACTGATGAAAACTGGGAGAAAGCAGAGAACGCAATTATCAATGCTGCTGCCGACAAAGGTTTGAATACTATTGTAGAATACGGTGAAGCCGCTTTCTACGGACCTAAGTTGGATTTCATGGTAAAAGACGCCCTTGGAAGACAATGGCAATTAGGAACAATACAGGTAGATTACAACCTACCAGAACGTTTCGACTTGACCTACAAAGGTTCTGATAACGAATTACATAGACCTGTAATGATTCACAGAGCCCCTTTTGGCTCCATGGAGCGTTTCATTGCTATTTTACTAGAACATACTGCGGGTAATTTCCCACTTTGGCTAATGCCTGAACAGGCTATTATCTTGTCTTTGAGCGAGAAATATGAAATATATGCTAAAAAAGTTTTAGATTTGCTAGAAAATCACGAAATTCGCGCACTAATTGACAATCGAAACGAAACAATTGGTAAGAAAATTAGGGATGCAGAGATGCAAAAAGTCCCATTTATGCTGATTGTAGGTGAAGAAGAAGAGAAAAATGGAACCATCTCCATCCGTCGTCACGGACAAGAAGGAAAAGGAAATATCACTGTTACAATAGAAGAATTTGCTGCTATTGTAGACGCTGAAGTAAAAAAAACATTAAAAGTATTTACAGTTTAA
- a CDS encoding type I restriction endonuclease codes for MELSNQLKTLADKIIMLKDKIETEESTKHAFVLPFINILGYDTFNPTEVVPEFTADIGIKKGEKVDYAIFDKNDPILIIECKNWKEKLSVHNSQLFRYFHVTKTRFALLTNGIQYQFFTDLDEKNKMDSKPFLEFDITNVKENVINEISKFHKSNFDVDHIVNNASSLKYIQEIRKQINNEITNPSNEFVKLFANKVYAGRLTEKVMDEFKELVQKGFNQFISEKINDRLNAAINKEAEKQLTEQIELIVDESKVTTTEEELEAYRIVVAILRRKLPINRIVHRDTQSYFGILLDDNNRKPLCRLHLNGGKNYIGLFHENKTETKQAIQSIDDIYLFEKELLDTVGVYEKN; via the coding sequence ATGGAATTAAGTAATCAACTGAAAACTTTAGCAGATAAAATTATCATGCTAAAAGACAAAATAGAAACGGAAGAATCTACAAAACATGCATTTGTTCTGCCATTTATAAATATCCTTGGTTATGACACATTTAATCCAACTGAAGTTGTACCTGAATTTACTGCTGATATTGGCATTAAAAAAGGAGAGAAAGTGGATTATGCGATATTTGACAAGAATGATCCTATATTAATAATTGAATGTAAAAATTGGAAAGAAAAACTATCTGTCCATAATTCTCAACTATTCAGATATTTTCATGTCACCAAAACGAGATTTGCTCTATTAACAAATGGTATACAATATCAATTCTTCACAGATTTAGACGAGAAAAACAAAATGGATTCTAAGCCATTTTTAGAATTTGATATTACAAATGTAAAAGAGAATGTTATTAATGAAATCTCAAAATTTCATAAGTCTAATTTTGATGTTGACCATATTGTTAACAATGCGAGTTCTTTAAAATACATTCAAGAAATTCGAAAACAAATTAACAACGAGATTACGAATCCATCAAATGAATTTGTAAAACTCTTTGCTAATAAAGTATATGCTGGACGATTGACTGAAAAAGTAATGGACGAATTCAAAGAGCTTGTACAAAAGGGCTTTAACCAATTTATAAGCGAAAAAATAAATGATAGACTTAATGCCGCTATCAACAAAGAAGCCGAAAAGCAACTAACAGAACAAATCGAACTAATAGTTGATGAATCAAAAGTTACAACTACAGAAGAAGAATTGGAAGCTTATCGAATTGTAGTAGCTATACTAAGAAGAAAACTTCCAATTAACAGAATTGTACATCGTGATACACAATCATATTTTGGAATTCTACTCGATGACAACAACCGAAAACCACTCTGTCGATTGCATTTAAACGGAGGTAAAAATTACATCGGTTTATTTCATGAAAACAAAACTGAGACAAAACAAGCAATTCAATCAATTGATGATATTTATTTGTTTGAGAAAGAGTTATTGGATACGGTTGGAGTTTATGAAAAAAATTAA